From the genome of Cellvibrio japonicus Ueda107, one region includes:
- a CDS encoding ABC transporter permease: MLIDTQKWQEIFSTLGRHKLRTALTAFGVFWGIFMLTVLLGAGKSLEEGVTSSFRMIPNSVWMWPQGKTQVAYRGMPVGRQISLDSDDIQAIRDNIPNVDKIYPENSVGVWNGVPVYTIYKDQNGAFAVKGTHAGMENMHMQKVTQGRYINLIDEKRRRKVAVIGQRIKELLFEPGQSPIGETITIAGISFQVVGVYKSSSTENVNVTQEEIVYIPNDTLRQAFNQKGWISSFGVIPKQGVHAVVVENEIRDFLYQRKRISPDDKGILGSFNLQTEFEKVYGLFYGIQVFSWIVAIGTIMAGAIGVGNIMLIAVKERTREIGLRKALGATPFSIVAMIVQESVLITAFAGYLGLVAGVLILEAVNHVIAGAGGRIGMFGYSDIDFATALSALAVLVISGLLASLLPAAKAASVNPIVALQDE; the protein is encoded by the coding sequence CTCGACCCTGGGGCGGCACAAACTGCGTACTGCATTGACAGCCTTTGGTGTCTTCTGGGGTATTTTTATGTTGACGGTATTATTGGGTGCGGGAAAAAGCCTGGAAGAGGGGGTTACCTCCAGCTTCCGCATGATTCCCAATTCGGTGTGGATGTGGCCACAGGGTAAAACCCAGGTTGCTTACCGTGGTATGCCGGTTGGCCGCCAGATTTCCCTGGACTCCGATGATATCCAGGCGATTCGCGACAATATTCCCAACGTTGATAAGATTTATCCGGAAAACAGCGTGGGTGTTTGGAATGGGGTACCGGTATACACTATCTACAAGGATCAGAACGGTGCCTTTGCTGTTAAGGGAACCCACGCCGGTATGGAAAACATGCACATGCAAAAAGTAACGCAAGGTCGCTATATCAACCTCATTGATGAAAAGCGGCGGCGCAAGGTGGCGGTTATCGGGCAGCGTATCAAGGAATTATTATTTGAGCCTGGCCAAAGTCCTATTGGCGAAACCATTACCATTGCCGGTATCAGCTTTCAGGTGGTGGGTGTTTACAAATCCAGCTCTACCGAAAATGTGAATGTCACCCAGGAAGAAATTGTATATATCCCCAACGATACCCTGCGCCAGGCGTTTAATCAAAAAGGTTGGATCAGCAGTTTTGGTGTGATACCCAAACAGGGTGTACATGCAGTGGTAGTTGAAAATGAAATCCGGGATTTTTTATATCAGCGCAAAAGAATCAGCCCGGATGACAAGGGAATTTTGGGCAGTTTTAACCTGCAAACCGAATTTGAAAAAGTTTACGGCCTGTTTTACGGAATCCAGGTATTCAGTTGGATCGTTGCTATTGGCACGATTATGGCGGGTGCGATAGGTGTGGGTAATATCATGCTGATCGCCGTCAAAGAGCGCACGCGCGAAATTGGTTTGCGCAAGGCGCTGGGTGCTACGCCGTTTTCTATCGTGGCGATGATTGTACAGGAATCGGTACTGATAACGGCTTTTGCCGGTTATTTGGGGTTGGTTGCTGGTGTTCTCATCCTTGAAGCGGTGAATCATGTGATTGCCGGAGCGGGTGGACGGATAGGCATGTTTGGTTATTCCGACATCGATTTTGCCACCGCCTTGAGTGCACTGGCGGTGTTGGTGATCTCCGGCCTGCTGGCTTCACTCTTGCCCGCTGCCAAAGCCGCCAGCGTTAACCCCATAGTTGCTTTGCAGGATGAATGA